The DNA region GTGGCCTCCTCCACTGAGGTGAAAGGGGAGACGCCTGTACCCGTGCCGACGCTCGATACCGTCCTCTACGACAAGCTCTACGCTGGGCTTGCCAACTATCCTTCCACCACCCCTTCGACCACTGTGCGCATCTGGCCGGTGAAGGGGCCATATCCCAAGGCGGGAGCCATACTGCCGTTCCGGCGTATCGTGGCCTATTACGGCAATTTCTATTCCAAGCAGATGGGAGCGCTCGGCAAATATCCTACGGAAGAGATGATCACGCGGCTCAACGCGGAGGTGGCAAAATGGACGGCGGCCGACCCTACGACGCCCGCCATACCCGCCATCAACTACATAGCCATCACCGCGCAGGAGTCTGCAGGCAAAGACGGCAAGTACCGCCTGCGCATGCCTCACGCGCAGATTGATCACGCGGTGGCACTCGCTAAGAGGGTGAACGGCATCGTCATCCTCGATGTGCAGGTGGGACTGAGCACTTTGCAGATAGAGCTGCCGCTTCTTGAGAAATATCTCAAGATGCCGGAGGTGCATCTCGGCATCGACCCGGAGTTCTCCATGAAGAATAAGGAGAGGCCGGGCACGGTCATTGGAAGATTTACTGCGGCAGATATCAACTACACCTCTAATTACCTGGCCAAGCTGGTGAAGGATAACGATCTGCCTCCCAAGGTGCTGGTACTACATCGCTTCACTAAAGGGATGATTACCGGCTACAAGCAGATAGTGCTTCTTCCAGAAGTGCAGATTGTCATGGACATGGACGGCTGGGGCTCGCCCGCCAAAAAGAAGGGAACATATCAGCAGATTATCTTCCCTGAACCCGTGCAGTTCACCGGCTTCAAGCTCTTCTATATCAATGACCTGAAGGCTCCTAGCCCGCGCCTCCTTACTCCTAAGGAGATTCTCGATCTCAACCCCAAGCCAGTTTTCATTCAGTATCAGTAGTTTCCACTGCGGGGAGGAGGCCGGGCCTGTAGTATAATTTTTTAATGCGTGCGCGCTTTTTCGTAAGGGTATTACTTTGCGCCTTTTTGTTGGCAATCTCCGTGGGTCCGGGACGCGCGATTGCGGCGGCAGATCCCATCATGTGGCTCAAGTTCGATGATGGATCCGGTACTACGCCTCAGGATAGCGGAGCTAACAATATCGACGGCTCTTTTACGGCGACCGAGCCTACTTGGACGAACAACGTGCCCAGCGTGTCTTTTGACAATCCTTACGCGCTCTCTTTTACGGGCTCGGGCGATGCCGTGAACGTGTCCTGGCCCGTGGGACGGAACTTCGCGGCGACAGATCCGAGAAGCTTCTCTTTTTGGTACAAGCCGACAGCTAATGGCGAAGGGTCTTATTCACGCATCATCAGCTGGAGCAGCGATAAGCTGGAGATCGCCGGTACGGAGGCGGGACCCACCACCCACAAGATCACTTATTTCGATGGTAACTGGCACGCCACCGATATCACGCTCAGCCTTGGTACTTGGTATCACGTTACCTTCACCTACGATGGCACCACTGCGAAGTTCTATATCGGGAATGAGTTGCAGGATGAGCACTCTCTCGCGGGCCGTGACCTCAGCGGCACACTGCGTATCGGCAACCGCGTGCAGCAGCTTGATGAGGGTATCAATGGATATATAGATGATGTGCGCGTCTACGATTACGCGCTGAATTCTACGCAGGTCGGCAACCTCTCCTCCGGCTCGAGCAACCCCGATGCCGCTCCGGATGCCACGAGCCCCAGTGTGGAGATAACCGTGCCCGCGAGCGCGGCCACCATCGGGGGGAGCGCGGTGACTCTCACTGCTAGCTCCTCGGACAATGTCCTGGTATCTGGCGTGAAGTTCTACTATGACAGCACGAATCAGATAGGGAGCGAGATCACTGCCACCACCTCGGTGAATATCTATAATTCTACGTTCAATACCACTGCTCTCTCTGACGGCTCGCATACTCTCATCGCCGTGGCGCGGGACGCGGCTGGAAATCGCGCCACCTCCACCGCAGTGACGGTGACCGTGGATAATACGGGTCCCACCATTTCCGCGGTGGCAAGTTCCAGCATTACCAGCTCGGGAGGCACGCTGACCTGGACCACCAGTGAGGCGGCTTCCACAAAAGCGGTCTATTCCGCCGACTCGCTCTACGCCTCCTCCACGACGGAGACGGATACCAGTACGCGGGTGACGAGCCATAGCAAGGCGATAAGTAGTCTGCTCTCCTGTACCCTCTACAACTACAAAGTCATCTCTGCTGATACGGCGGGAAATTATGCCACCTCCACCGCGGGCACCTTTACTACGACAGGCTGTACGGGCGGCAGCGCGCCCTCTTCCTCCACTTCGACGGTGGTTACGGTAAGTTCGGCGGCCACCTCCACGGTCACGGATACCGGACGTACCATCACCGTCTCGACACCCGCCAACTTTACCTCCACCTCTTCTTCCGTGGTGATACAGATAAAGGGTCTCTCTTCAAGCGCGGTACTCGATACCACCGGCAAGCCTTCTTCCAGCCTAAGCAGCGCGGCGAGCCTGGTGTTCAATGTGACCGCCCTCATCAACAACACCACGGAATTGGACTCCTTTGATACGGCAGTGACTGTCTCCTATACGTACACCGACGGTGACGTGAGCAGTCTCGATGAGAGCACGCTCAAGATGTACCACTACAAGAACAGCACGTGGTCGGAGCTTGATTCCTGCTCCGTAAATACCGGCACGAACACCATCACCTGTACCGCGCCGCACTTTTCCATCTTCGCCATATTCGGAACATCACAATCCTCTTCGAGTAGTAGCTCCACCACGCATACTGGTGTTGTTATCGGCTGTACGGATCGTGCAGCTCTCAATTTTTCCCCTTACGCTTTCGGAGTGAATACCGCGCTTTGCCAGTACGCGCGCCAGGCGGCGGCTGTTTCCACGGCTGCTCCTCTTCCGCCAGCATTCACGCGCGACCTGCGGAGGGGGATGTCAGGAGAAGACGTAAAACGCTTGCAGCAGTGGCTCAACGCGAGGGGGCATGTCGTATCGAAGAGCGGCCCTGGAAGTAGGGGGAAGGAGACTGCGTATTTTGGATCCGCTACGGCAAAAGCCCTCGCGGCTTTCCAGAAGAAGAGTAAGATCAAACCGTCCTCTGGCTACTTCGGCCCAGTAACTCGCGGTATTGTGGCTGGTTCGATGCGATGAGCTTTGCCCCTCAATCCCACGCTTTAGTATCAATAGCCTGGTTGCTTGTGACTAATAATAGTAGGTAGTACCATTCAGGTATGAAAAAACTCCTTGTCTCCGGTGTCCTAGTAATAGGTCTTTTGTTTTTGAATATCCCCGTGTCGGCCGAGGCCGCCGTGTGGGTGGATGGCTACTACAAGAGCAATGGAACGTATGTCAGCGGCTATTACCGAAGCGAGCCGAATGGCTTGAAGTATGACAACTATAGCTGGACGGAGGGGGACGATTTGTACAACGATAGCTATTACGATACGAGCTACGATTCCTACTGGTATACACCGAGCTATACCTGGGATTCCGATTATTACACTGGCTATAATTACAACAATTATTATCTGGATTCTGATTTCAGTAATCCTTACGCCGATAGCTGGTATTCTGACTCCTACTCGGATTCATATGACTGGTACGATTCTTCATACGATTGGTATTAAGCCGCCTTACCAGCACCATCGTTCGCTAATCCTCTTTTCATGAATTTCAAAGGCCTCATCGATTACGCGCAGCCCATCGTCGCCGCAGCGACCCTCTTTGCTCTCGCGCTCATGATCTCGGCGGGCTTCGGTGCATATACGGCGTATAAGATAAAAGTGGCAGGGAATACCATTGAGGTCACTGGCTCTGCACGCGAATCAGTGGTGGCTGATTTCGGACGCTGGAATATAAACCTGGATACCAAGACAGCTATAAACGATCAGCAGGCAGGCTTCGACCGCTTGGAGAGAGCGACCGCCACTATCCTGGCGTACCTCAAAGAGCAGGGCTTCACCGAGGTGGAGACGCCTGCGCCGAACGCCTCTCCCGACTACTACTATCAGCAGAACTCTCCGCCAGTGCTCACTGGACATGTCGTCTCGCGCCAGATCATGGTGCGTAGCGCGGAGATAGATAAGATCGCGGCGCTCGCAGGAAACATCACGCCCCTCTCGGGCTCCGGATACAACGTATCTACCGGCGGCATCGAGCTTACCTATCAGAAACTTCCGGAGAAGCGCGTCTCATTGCTCGCAGGTGCCATCAAGGATGCTAAGGCACGCGCAGAGGCTATCGCTAAGGAGAGCGGGATGTCTGTGGGTGCGCTGCGCTCGGCTACTGGCGGCGTGGTACAGGTTCTGCCGCAGGGTGGGGTAGAGATCAGCGACTACGGCTCATATGACACGCAGAGCAAGAACAAGGATGTCATGGTGACGGTGCGCGCGAGCTTCCTGATCGAATAAGCGGCATGCGCCAGGCCGTCCTCTGGATCGTCGGCGCCAGCATCCTCCTTGGCGGCTATGCCTATTGGGGTAATCGTGGAGGAGAGACGCTCTTCCCTCAAGGTGTCTCGACATCGGGTGGTGCTACCGACATCCTGTTTGTCGGCGACATGAACTTTGACCGCTATATCCGGCAGGTGGCTAGGGTACGCGGCTTTGAATATCTGTTTTCCTGTATCGATCCGCTATTGAAAGAAGCCGATCTTGTCGTGGGGAACCTGGAGGGTCCGATCACGGACCATCCGTCCGTAAGCGAGGGGACTGAGGCGGGGACTCCGGATAACTATCGATTCACCTTTCCTGCTTCGACGGCCCGCCTCTTGGCGGAGCATAACGTCGGGCTGGTCAATATAGGGAACAATCATATCGGCGATTTCGGACAGAGCGGCATAGCTTCTACTAAAAAATATTTGACCGAAGCCGGGGTCTCTTACTTTGGTGGTCGCTCTGGTGATACGCATGTATATCGCACGGCGATCAACGGAATTCAGCTGTCTTTCGTAAGCTACAATCAGTTCGGGGGAGACTCGGCGGGAAAAGTAGCCAAGCTCATCTCAGGCGAGCGCGCCGAGGAGAGGGTGGTGATCGTCTACACCCATTGGGGAGAAGAGTACGTCGAGCCCACGGATCGGATGCGGAACACCGCCAAGCTCTTCGCGGAGAGCGGAGCGGATCTCATCATCGGCTCGCACCCTCACATCGTTCAATCACAGGAGGTGATAGGAGACACTCGCGTCTACTATTCTCTGGGAAATTTCATATTCGATCAGTA from Candidatus Parcubacteria bacterium includes:
- a CDS encoding SIMPL domain-containing protein, whose product is MNFKGLIDYAQPIVAAATLFALALMISAGFGAYTAYKIKVAGNTIEVTGSARESVVADFGRWNINLDTKTAINDQQAGFDRLERATATILAYLKEQGFTEVETPAPNASPDYYYQQNSPPVLTGHVVSRQIMVRSAEIDKIAALAGNITPLSGSGYNVSTGGIELTYQKLPEKRVSLLAGAIKDAKARAEAIAKESGMSVGALRSATGGVVQVLPQGGVEISDYGSYDTQSKNKDVMVTVRASFLIE
- a CDS encoding peptidoglycan-binding protein — translated: MLAISVGPGRAIAAADPIMWLKFDDGSGTTPQDSGANNIDGSFTATEPTWTNNVPSVSFDNPYALSFTGSGDAVNVSWPVGRNFAATDPRSFSFWYKPTANGEGSYSRIISWSSDKLEIAGTEAGPTTHKITYFDGNWHATDITLSLGTWYHVTFTYDGTTAKFYIGNELQDEHSLAGRDLSGTLRIGNRVQQLDEGINGYIDDVRVYDYALNSTQVGNLSSGSSNPDAAPDATSPSVEITVPASAATIGGSAVTLTASSSDNVLVSGVKFYYDSTNQIGSEITATTSVNIYNSTFNTTALSDGSHTLIAVARDAAGNRATSTAVTVTVDNTGPTISAVASSSITSSGGTLTWTTSEAASTKAVYSADSLYASSTTETDTSTRVTSHSKAISSLLSCTLYNYKVISADTAGNYATSTAGTFTTTGCTGGSAPSSSTSTVVTVSSAATSTVTDTGRTITVSTPANFTSTSSSVVIQIKGLSSSAVLDTTGKPSSSLSSAASLVFNVTALINNTTELDSFDTAVTVSYTYTDGDVSSLDESTLKMYHYKNSTWSELDSCSVNTGTNTITCTAPHFSIFAIFGTSQSSSSSSSTTHTGVVIGCTDRAALNFSPYAFGVNTALCQYARQAAAVSTAAPLPPAFTRDLRRGMSGEDVKRLQQWLNARGHVVSKSGPGSRGKETAYFGSATAKALAAFQKKSKIKPSSGYFGPVTRGIVAGSMR
- a CDS encoding CapA family protein; the protein is MRQAVLWIVGASILLGGYAYWGNRGGETLFPQGVSTSGGATDILFVGDMNFDRYIRQVARVRGFEYLFSCIDPLLKEADLVVGNLEGPITDHPSVSEGTEAGTPDNYRFTFPASTARLLAEHNVGLVNIGNNHIGDFGQSGIASTKKYLTEAGVSYFGGRSGDTHVYRTAINGIQLSFVSYNQFGGDSAGKVAKLISGERAEERVVIVYTHWGEEYVEPTDRMRNTAKLFAESGADLIIGSHPHIVQSQEVIGDTRVYYSLGNFIFDQYWNESVRRGLAVLAHISEDGISFEEKPVILKPDGRTCPL